In Streptomyces chartreusis, the following proteins share a genomic window:
- a CDS encoding putative protein N(5)-glutamine methyltransferase: MPSLSPPSPASPSPLPYDAVVTALRAAGCVFAEDEARLILAAARTPDELTAMVDRRVTGVPLELVVGWAEFRGLRIAVEPGVFVPRRRTEFLVEQAVAAAPDASVVVDLCCGSGAVGAALAAALGSPGPVELHAADIDPAAVRCARRNVAPYDGRVHTGDLFEALPDSLRGRVGILAANVPYVPTDEVGLLPAEARDHEPRVALDGGPDGLDVLRRVAAGAHQWLAPGGRLLIETSERQAPTALKAFTDSGLSARLVVSEEMHANVVIGRGRDR, from the coding sequence ATGCCCTCTCTGTCTCCCCCCTCGCCCGCTTCCCCGTCACCGCTGCCCTACGACGCCGTCGTGACCGCGCTCCGGGCCGCCGGCTGTGTCTTCGCCGAGGACGAGGCCCGGCTGATCCTGGCCGCAGCCCGTACCCCGGACGAACTGACCGCCATGGTGGACCGGCGCGTCACGGGCGTGCCGCTCGAACTCGTCGTCGGCTGGGCCGAGTTCCGCGGGCTGCGCATAGCCGTCGAACCCGGGGTCTTCGTGCCCCGCCGCCGTACCGAGTTCCTGGTCGAGCAGGCGGTCGCCGCCGCGCCCGACGCGTCCGTGGTCGTGGACCTGTGCTGCGGCTCCGGTGCGGTCGGCGCGGCCCTGGCCGCCGCCCTCGGCTCACCCGGCCCGGTCGAGCTGCACGCCGCGGACATCGACCCGGCGGCCGTGCGCTGCGCCCGCCGCAACGTGGCCCCCTACGACGGGCGCGTGCACACCGGCGACCTGTTCGAGGCGCTCCCCGACAGCCTGCGCGGACGTGTCGGCATCCTCGCCGCGAACGTGCCCTACGTGCCCACCGACGAGGTCGGTCTCCTGCCCGCGGAGGCCCGCGACCACGAGCCCCGCGTCGCCCTCGACGGCGGCCCGGACGGTCTGGACGTACTGCGCAGGGTGGCCGCCGGGGCGCATCAGTGGCTGGCCCCCGGCGGCCGCCTGCTGATCGAGACCAGCGAACGTCAGGCGCCGACGGCCCTGAAGGCATTCACCGACAGCGGGCTGTCGGCGCGGCTGGTCGTCTCCGAGGAAATGCACGCGAACGTCGTGATCGGCCGCGGCCGGGACCGCTGA
- a CDS encoding M20 family metallopeptidase produces MTPHADTIALAQRLVRCPSRAGIDDYGPVLGVLEDWIAGRELPYRRLHGEDGGVVGLLIEVAGGLPGPWWALDACVDTAPYGDESAWTFPPDCGDVVDGWLRGRGAADSKLAAAMFCAVAAELHDRAADLRGGLAVLLDVDEHTGDFGGARAYLADPEAARPAGVLIGYPGLDEVVVGGRGLWRATIAVHAASGHSGSRSTAPGAVSRAARLVRLLEEAELPGAEGDFPLPPKLTVTFCHGGQGFSVVPDLCELGVDIRTTPHFGADAAERLVREAVGELDSRVPAPRPTVIMPVASWPPYRLAEEEQPAAALLDAAAREGLTVRAKTAGPSNIGNLLAGEGIPATSGFGVRYAGLHGVDERACLQDLPAVHAAYRHAVLGLLGPS; encoded by the coding sequence ATGACCCCGCACGCCGACACGATCGCCCTCGCCCAGCGCCTCGTCCGCTGCCCCAGCCGCGCCGGGATCGACGACTACGGCCCCGTCCTCGGCGTCCTGGAGGACTGGATCGCCGGGCGTGAGCTGCCGTATCGGCGCCTGCACGGCGAGGACGGCGGCGTCGTCGGCCTGCTGATCGAGGTCGCGGGCGGCCTGCCCGGCCCCTGGTGGGCACTGGACGCCTGCGTCGACACCGCGCCCTACGGCGACGAGAGCGCCTGGACGTTCCCGCCGGACTGCGGTGACGTCGTCGACGGCTGGCTGCGCGGCAGGGGCGCCGCCGACTCCAAGCTCGCTGCGGCGATGTTCTGCGCCGTCGCGGCCGAGCTGCACGACCGGGCCGCCGACCTGCGCGGCGGGCTCGCGGTGCTGCTCGACGTGGACGAGCACACGGGCGACTTCGGCGGTGCCCGCGCCTATCTGGCCGACCCGGAGGCGGCCCGTCCGGCCGGGGTCCTGATCGGCTACCCGGGGCTCGACGAGGTCGTGGTGGGCGGGCGGGGGCTGTGGCGCGCCACGATCGCGGTGCACGCCGCCTCCGGCCACTCGGGGTCCCGCAGCACAGCGCCCGGCGCCGTCTCCCGCGCGGCGCGCCTCGTACGGCTTCTGGAGGAGGCCGAGCTCCCCGGGGCCGAGGGTGACTTCCCGCTGCCGCCGAAGCTGACGGTCACCTTCTGCCACGGCGGCCAGGGCTTCTCGGTGGTGCCCGACCTGTGCGAGCTGGGCGTCGACATCCGCACGACGCCCCACTTCGGCGCCGACGCCGCCGAACGCCTGGTCCGCGAGGCGGTGGGCGAGCTGGACTCGCGGGTGCCGGCTCCGCGGCCGACCGTGATCATGCCGGTGGCGTCCTGGCCGCCGTACCGGCTGGCCGAGGAGGAGCAGCCCGCGGCGGCGCTCCTGGACGCCGCCGCGCGGGAAGGGCTCACGGTACGGGCCAAGACGGCCGGCCCCTCGAACATCGGCAACCTGCTCGCGGGCGAGGGCATCCCGGCCACGTCGGGCTTCGGGGTGCGGTACGCGGGCCTGCACGGCGTGGACGAGCGGGCCTGTCTTCAGGACCTGCCCGCCGTCCACGCCGCCTACCGGCACGCCGTGCTCGGCCTGCTGGGCCCGTCATGA
- a CDS encoding fibronectin type III domain-containing protein has product MRRVLVLASAVCAALALLSSCAWGEADGEDGGRLPGAPTGVTAAAGSATSVHVMWSAVSAEGGIKVYEVYRGTTKVKEVPGAEHMVDVTTLKPSTSYVFTVRARDKDGRLGPPSKTVRATTPKAVAADRSAPTRPGKADGRAVGSRAVQLSWSAATDDRDVVSYDIYQGEAKIHSVGGNQTATVVTGLRPGTRYSFTVRARDAADNLSPATAAVRLTTPGTDDGRGTAPTGFEARTTHRSDGAYYLELNWVPPRTDGVVTEYEIQLDGRTATSLVYGGSAPRERATYSFYLGPERGVSHRVRLRGRLPDGTWGGFSTEVKVTTGAQG; this is encoded by the coding sequence GTGCGACGCGTTCTCGTACTCGCATCCGCCGTCTGCGCCGCGCTCGCGCTGCTGTCCTCATGTGCCTGGGGCGAGGCCGACGGGGAGGACGGCGGACGCCTGCCCGGGGCACCCACGGGTGTCACGGCCGCCGCGGGCAGCGCGACCAGCGTGCACGTCATGTGGAGCGCGGTCTCGGCGGAAGGCGGCATCAAGGTCTACGAGGTGTATCGGGGCACCACCAAGGTCAAGGAAGTGCCGGGTGCCGAGCACATGGTGGATGTCACCACGCTGAAGCCGTCCACCAGTTACGTGTTCACCGTGCGGGCCCGCGACAAGGACGGGCGTCTCGGGCCGCCGAGCAAGACCGTCCGGGCGACGACCCCCAAGGCCGTGGCCGCCGACCGGTCGGCCCCGACCCGCCCGGGGAAGGCCGACGGACGTGCGGTCGGCAGCCGGGCGGTCCAGTTGTCGTGGTCAGCCGCCACGGACGACCGGGACGTGGTGTCGTACGACATCTATCAGGGCGAGGCGAAGATCCACAGTGTGGGCGGGAACCAGACGGCGACCGTCGTCACCGGGCTGCGGCCGGGCACTCGCTACTCGTTCACCGTCCGCGCCCGGGACGCCGCCGACAACCTCTCGCCGGCGACGGCGGCCGTCCGCCTCACCACGCCGGGCACCGACGACGGTCGCGGCACCGCGCCAACCGGGTTCGAGGCCAGGACGACCCATCGTTCGGACGGGGCCTACTACCTGGAACTGAACTGGGTGCCGCCGCGCACCGACGGCGTCGTCACGGAGTACGAGATCCAGCTCGACGGCCGTACGGCGACCTCACTGGTGTACGGCGGGAGCGCGCCGCGCGAGCGGGCCACGTACAGCTTCTACCTGGGCCCGGAACGCGGCGTGAGCCACCGGGTGCGCCTTCGGGGCAGGCTGCCGGACGGCACCTGGGGCGGCTTCTCGACGGAGGTGAAGGTGACGACCGGGGCGCAGGGCTGA
- a CDS encoding PadR family transcriptional regulator — MSLPHAILVALLEKPSSGLELTRRFDKSIGYFWSATHQQIYRELGKLEAEGFIRTLPAQQPARGQKKSYEVLPAGRAELARWTSASQDPRPHRDTLLLRMRAAAVVGTEGIEADLRRHLALHQRQLAEYEEIEKRDFPPGKDSSQDRLRHLVLRAGLDLETFWIQWLTHALDEFAELPGHETA, encoded by the coding sequence ATGTCCCTCCCGCACGCGATCCTCGTCGCCCTGCTCGAAAAGCCTTCGTCGGGGCTGGAGCTGACCCGCCGGTTCGACAAGTCGATCGGGTACTTCTGGTCGGCGACGCACCAGCAGATCTATCGCGAGCTGGGAAAACTGGAGGCCGAGGGGTTCATCCGGACCCTGCCGGCGCAGCAGCCGGCCCGTGGGCAGAAGAAGAGCTACGAGGTCCTGCCCGCGGGCCGCGCCGAACTGGCCCGCTGGACCTCCGCCTCCCAGGACCCGCGGCCGCACCGCGACACCCTGCTGCTGCGGATGCGCGCCGCGGCCGTCGTCGGGACCGAGGGCATCGAAGCCGACCTGCGACGCCATCTCGCCCTGCACCAGCGGCAGTTGGCCGAGTACGAGGAGATCGAGAAGCGCGACTTCCCGCCCGGCAAGGACAGCTCGCAGGACCGGCTGCGACACCTGGTGCTGCGAGCGGGCCTCGACCTGGAGACCTTCTGGATCCAGTGGCTCACGCACGCCCTGGACGAGTTCGCCGAACTGCCGGGACACGAGACGGCGTGA
- a CDS encoding SpoIIE family protein phosphatase, protein MSPAEPPVAEGDEPVRGPVGPSGLLDVLGVASVVLDVEGRIVLWSPQAEELFGYSAQEALGEYAARIMVHEQYLDLVVKLFADVMETGEGWAGAFPIRRKDGGTRLVEFRNMRLLDDQGDVYALGLCADQTTVRRVERDVALSTRTIAQAPIGLAVLDTDLRYVSVNAALARLNGIPAEDHIGHTPRELLPGVDADGIEAALRMVLGTGEPLIDQRIVGRTPADPDREHFWSVSLYRLEDTAGTVLGVAGMAVDITEQHQAALEAATARRRLDLIADASARIGTTLELDRTARELAEVAVPELADIAAVDLLEAVVDGRRRSLGPAEAAVIRALAVQADGPTEALDAADPPGEVAHYGPDRLVTECVRTGSPVLVARVQEEDLPRIARSPEAALQLSRAGVHSYLAVPLIARGEVLGALDLKRIGNPLPFSDDDLLLARELAARAAVQIDNARWYQNARDTALTLQRSLLPSHPAVTGGLEVASRYQPAGAGAEVGGDWFDVIPLDGGKTALVVGDVMGSGIDAATTMGRLRTATNTLASLDLEPTRLLEHLDKITQGLDHSIATCVYAVHDPKLRQVRIANAGHLPPARVRPGRPPEFLELPTGAPLGVGGVAFSTTTVDLEPGDQLVFYTDGLVETRQHPLDERLDALLELLDDPYRPLEECCDLLLRTLHRPDNSDDVALLIARVLPTS, encoded by the coding sequence ATGTCTCCAGCCGAACCTCCCGTCGCCGAGGGCGACGAGCCGGTGCGCGGGCCGGTGGGTCCGAGCGGGCTGCTCGACGTGCTCGGCGTGGCCTCGGTGGTGCTGGACGTCGAGGGGCGCATCGTGCTGTGGAGCCCCCAGGCCGAGGAGTTGTTCGGCTATTCGGCGCAGGAGGCGCTGGGCGAGTACGCCGCCCGGATCATGGTCCACGAGCAGTACCTGGACCTGGTCGTCAAGCTGTTCGCCGACGTCATGGAGACGGGTGAGGGCTGGGCCGGGGCGTTCCCGATCCGGCGCAAGGACGGCGGCACGCGCCTGGTGGAGTTCCGCAACATGCGGCTGCTGGACGACCAGGGCGACGTCTACGCGCTGGGCCTGTGCGCCGACCAGACGACGGTCCGCCGGGTGGAGCGGGACGTCGCCCTGTCCACGCGCACCATCGCGCAGGCCCCGATCGGTCTGGCCGTCCTCGACACCGATCTGCGCTACGTCTCGGTCAACGCGGCGCTGGCCCGGCTCAACGGCATCCCCGCCGAGGACCACATCGGGCACACACCGCGCGAGCTGCTGCCCGGCGTCGACGCCGACGGCATCGAGGCGGCCCTGCGCATGGTCCTGGGCACCGGTGAGCCCCTCATCGACCAGCGCATCGTGGGCCGTACGCCGGCCGACCCGGACCGGGAGCACTTCTGGTCCGTCTCGCTGTACCGCCTGGAGGACACTGCGGGCACGGTGCTCGGCGTGGCCGGGATGGCCGTCGACATCACCGAGCAGCACCAGGCAGCGCTGGAGGCCGCGACGGCACGGCGGCGCCTGGATCTCATCGCCGACGCCTCCGCGCGCATCGGCACCACCCTGGAGCTGGACCGCACGGCGCGCGAGCTGGCCGAGGTCGCCGTGCCTGAGCTCGCGGACATCGCGGCCGTCGACCTCCTGGAAGCGGTGGTGGACGGCAGGCGCAGAAGCCTCGGCCCGGCCGAGGCGGCGGTGATCCGCGCTCTGGCCGTCCAGGCCGACGGCCCCACGGAGGCTCTCGACGCCGCCGATCCGCCGGGTGAGGTCGCGCACTACGGCCCGGACCGCCTCGTCACCGAGTGCGTGCGCACCGGCAGTCCGGTACTGGTAGCCCGCGTCCAGGAGGAGGACCTGCCTCGCATCGCCCGCTCCCCCGAGGCCGCCCTGCAGCTGAGCCGCGCGGGAGTGCACTCCTATCTGGCGGTGCCGTTGATCGCGCGGGGCGAGGTCCTCGGCGCCCTCGACCTCAAGCGCATCGGCAATCCGCTGCCGTTCAGCGACGACGACCTGCTGCTCGCCCGGGAGTTGGCGGCCCGCGCGGCGGTGCAGATCGACAACGCCCGCTGGTACCAGAACGCCCGAGACACCGCCCTGACCCTCCAGCGCAGCCTGCTGCCCAGCCACCCCGCGGTGACGGGCGGTCTGGAGGTGGCCTCCCGCTACCAGCCGGCGGGCGCCGGCGCCGAGGTCGGCGGGGACTGGTTCGACGTGATACCGCTGGACGGCGGCAAGACGGCGCTCGTCGTAGGCGATGTGATGGGCAGCGGCATCGACGCCGCCACGACCATGGGCCGGCTGCGTACCGCGACGAACACCCTGGCGTCCCTGGACCTCGAACCGACACGGCTCCTGGAGCACCTCGACAAGATCACGCAGGGCCTCGACCACTCCATAGCCACCTGTGTCTACGCCGTGCACGACCCGAAGCTGCGGCAGGTCCGGATCGCCAACGCGGGGCATCTGCCGCCCGCGCGCGTCCGCCCCGGTCGTCCCCCGGAGTTCCTCGAACTGCCCACGGGGGCGCCGCTGGGCGTCGGTGGTGTCGCCTTCTCCACGACGACCGTGGATCTCGAACCCGGCGACCAGCTGGTCTTCTACACGGACGGGCTCGTCGAGACCCGTCAGCATCCACTGGACGAGCGCCTCGACGCGCTGCTGGAGCTCCTCGACGACCCCTACCGCCCGCTGGAGGAGTGCTGCGACCTCCTCCTGCGCACCCTGCACCGGCCCGACAACTCCGACGACGTGGCACTGCTCATCGCGCGTGTGCTGCCGACGAGTTGA
- a CDS encoding NADPH-dependent 2,4-dienoyl-CoA reductase produces the protein MSRYPHLLSPLDLGFTTLPNRVLMGSMHVGLEEAERGFERMAAFYAERARGGVGLIVTGGIAPNDEGRPYEGGAKLTTDAEAEQHKVITEAVHREGGRIAMQILHFGRYAYHQDLVAPSPLQAPISPFPPRELTEADIERTIDDYARAARLARQAGYDGVEIMGSEGYLINEFIATQTNHRTDGWGGSYENRMRFPVEIVRRVREAVGEDFIIVYRLSMLDLVPGGSTLDEVITLAKAVEAAGATIINTGIGWHEARIPTIATSVPRGAYTWVTKRLMGEVSVPLVTTNRINTPELAEELLADGCADMVSMARPMLADADFVAKAAAGRPEAINTCIGCNQACLDHTFSGKITSCLVNPRACHETELTLSATRLRKRVAVVGAGPAGMACAVSAAERGHDVTLFDAAGEIGGQLNVARKVPGKQEFDETLRYFRHQLDWQGVDVRLNTWVSAGDLAAYDEVVVATGVTPRTPDIPGIDHPSVVGYLDVLRDEAPVGRRVAVLGAGGIGFDVAEFLTDGGEKASEDPATYFRHWGVDMDYTGPGGLAAPERPAPPRTVYLLQRKTTKVGAGLGKTTGWIHRTELKHRGVTMVPGVRYDRIDDAGLHVTAGEESTVLPVDTIVLCTGQEPRRDLYEELVAAGHNAHLIGGADVAAELDAKRAIKQGTEVAASL, from the coding sequence ATGAGCCGTTACCCGCACCTGCTGAGCCCGCTGGACCTGGGCTTCACCACGCTGCCCAACCGCGTCCTCATGGGCTCCATGCACGTCGGTCTGGAGGAGGCCGAGCGCGGCTTCGAGCGCATGGCCGCCTTCTACGCGGAACGGGCGCGCGGGGGAGTGGGCCTCATCGTCACCGGCGGCATCGCCCCCAACGACGAGGGCCGGCCATACGAGGGCGGCGCCAAGCTCACCACCGACGCCGAGGCCGAGCAGCACAAGGTCATCACCGAGGCCGTGCACCGCGAGGGCGGCCGGATCGCGATGCAGATCCTGCACTTCGGCCGCTACGCCTACCACCAGGACCTCGTCGCCCCGAGCCCGCTCCAGGCGCCGATCAGCCCCTTCCCGCCGCGCGAGCTCACCGAGGCCGACATCGAGCGGACCATCGACGACTACGCCCGCGCCGCCCGCCTCGCCCGGCAGGCCGGCTACGACGGCGTGGAGATCATGGGCTCCGAGGGCTACCTCATCAACGAGTTCATCGCGACCCAGACCAACCACCGCACCGACGGCTGGGGCGGCTCGTACGAGAACCGCATGCGTTTCCCGGTGGAGATCGTGCGGCGGGTGCGCGAGGCCGTCGGCGAGGACTTCATCATCGTCTACCGGCTGTCCATGCTGGACCTCGTCCCCGGCGGCTCCACGCTGGACGAGGTGATCACGCTCGCCAAGGCCGTCGAGGCCGCCGGCGCGACGATCATCAACACCGGCATCGGCTGGCACGAGGCCCGCATCCCGACCATCGCCACCTCCGTGCCCCGCGGCGCCTACACCTGGGTCACCAAGCGGCTGATGGGCGAGGTGTCCGTCCCGCTCGTCACCACCAACCGCATCAACACCCCGGAACTGGCGGAGGAGTTGCTGGCCGACGGCTGCGCGGACATGGTGTCGATGGCCCGTCCGATGCTCGCCGACGCCGACTTCGTCGCCAAGGCCGCGGCCGGCCGGCCCGAGGCCATCAACACCTGCATCGGCTGCAACCAGGCCTGCCTCGACCACACCTTCAGCGGCAAGATCACGTCCTGCCTGGTCAACCCGCGCGCCTGCCACGAGACCGAGCTGACGCTCTCCGCGACCCGGCTGCGCAAGCGCGTCGCGGTCGTCGGCGCCGGACCCGCCGGGATGGCCTGTGCCGTCAGCGCCGCCGAACGCGGCCACGACGTCACGCTGTTCGACGCCGCCGGCGAGATCGGCGGCCAGCTGAACGTCGCCCGCAAGGTCCCCGGCAAGCAGGAGTTCGACGAGACCCTGCGCTACTTCCGCCACCAACTCGACTGGCAGGGCGTCGACGTACGGCTGAACACCTGGGTGTCGGCCGGTGACCTCGCCGCCTACGACGAGGTGGTCGTCGCCACCGGCGTCACCCCCCGCACCCCGGACATCCCCGGCATCGACCACCCCAGCGTGGTGGGTTACCTCGACGTCCTGCGCGACGAAGCCCCCGTCGGCCGGCGCGTCGCCGTCCTCGGCGCGGGCGGCATCGGCTTCGACGTCGCCGAGTTCCTCACCGACGGCGGCGAAAAGGCGAGCGAGGACCCCGCGACGTACTTCCGGCACTGGGGCGTCGACATGGACTACACGGGACCCGGCGGCCTCGCCGCCCCCGAGCGCCCCGCCCCGCCCCGCACCGTCTACCTGCTCCAGCGCAAGACCACCAAGGTCGGCGCCGGCCTCGGCAAGACCACCGGCTGGATCCACCGCACCGAGCTCAAGCACCGCGGCGTCACCATGGTCCCGGGCGTGCGCTACGACCGCATCGACGACGCCGGACTGCATGTCACCGCCGGCGAGGAGAGCACGGTCCTCCCCGTCGACACGATCGTGCTGTGCACCGGCCAGGAGCCGCGCCGCGATCTGTACGAGGAGCTGGTCGCCGCCGGACACAACGCGCACCTCATCGGCGGTGCCGACGTGGCCGCGGAACTGGACGCCAAGCGGGCCATCAAGCAGGGCACCGAGGTGGCGGCGAGTCTGTAG
- a CDS encoding cysteine desulfurase, producing the protein MTTPDVTAWPARSADPSSRVRQPGGFSAESVRQDFPILHRTVNGRPLVWLDNAATTQKPRQVIEALAAYYGAANSNIHRGAHTMAREATEAYEAGRVAVADFLGAAGPEDIVFVRGTTEAVNLVAQSWGRANLGPGDDVLVPVLEHHSDIVPWQMVAKQTGARLVPIPLTKDGEIDQDAYRDLLSSRTQLVAISHASNVLGTVPPVAEMTVLAHRHNAKVLVDGAQAVAHFPVDVRELDADFYAFSGHKLFAPTGIGALYAKPELLAGMAPWQGGGNMIESVTFGETTFAPVPHRMEAGTGHIGGVVGLLAALNWLTSLDREAVAVYEGDLMAYAHEALAGVPGLELIGSAPDRIAVLTFTLAGQDPAAVADWLDRDGIAVRAGHHCAQPALAHYGLESAARASLALYNTYGEVDQLVSSLRRLQERA; encoded by the coding sequence ATGACTACTCCTGACGTCACGGCATGGCCGGCGCGGTCGGCCGACCCGTCGTCGCGGGTGCGTCAACCCGGCGGTTTCAGCGCCGAGTCGGTCCGGCAGGACTTCCCGATCCTGCACCGCACCGTCAACGGCCGTCCTCTCGTCTGGCTCGACAACGCGGCCACGACCCAGAAGCCGCGTCAGGTCATCGAGGCGCTCGCCGCCTACTACGGCGCCGCCAACTCCAACATCCACCGCGGCGCCCACACCATGGCGCGGGAGGCCACCGAGGCGTACGAGGCGGGCAGGGTGGCCGTCGCCGACTTCCTCGGCGCCGCAGGACCGGAGGACATCGTCTTCGTGCGCGGCACCACGGAGGCCGTCAACCTCGTCGCCCAGAGCTGGGGCCGTGCCAACCTCGGGCCCGGGGACGACGTCCTGGTGCCGGTCCTCGAGCACCACTCGGACATCGTGCCCTGGCAGATGGTCGCCAAGCAGACCGGCGCCCGGCTCGTGCCGATCCCCCTGACGAAGGACGGGGAGATCGACCAGGACGCGTACCGTGACCTGCTGTCCTCGCGGACGCAACTCGTCGCGATCAGCCATGCGTCGAACGTCCTCGGCACCGTCCCGCCGGTCGCGGAGATGACGGTACTGGCCCACCGCCACAACGCCAAGGTGCTGGTGGACGGTGCCCAGGCGGTGGCCCATTTCCCCGTCGACGTGCGGGAGTTGGACGCGGACTTCTACGCGTTCTCGGGCCACAAGCTGTTCGCGCCGACCGGCATCGGCGCCCTGTACGCGAAGCCGGAGCTCCTCGCGGGGATGGCCCCCTGGCAGGGCGGCGGCAACATGATCGAATCCGTGACGTTCGGGGAGACCACCTTCGCGCCCGTGCCGCACCGCATGGAGGCCGGGACCGGCCACATCGGCGGAGTCGTCGGACTGCTCGCCGCCCTGAACTGGCTGACGTCCCTCGACCGCGAGGCCGTCGCGGTCTACGAGGGGGACCTCATGGCGTATGCGCACGAGGCGCTCGCCGGCGTGCCCGGGCTGGAGTTGATCGGCTCGGCGCCCGACCGGATCGCGGTGCTCACCTTCACGCTCGCCGGACAGGACCCGGCCGCCGTCGCGGACTGGCTCGACCGGGACGGGATCGCCGTCCGCGCCGGTCACCACTGTGCCCAACCGGCCCTCGCCCACTACGGACTCGAGTCGGCGGCACGCGCCTCGCTCGCGCTCTACAACACCTACGGGGAGGTGGACCAGCTCGTCTCCTCACTGCGCAGACTGCAAGAGCGCGCCTGA
- a CDS encoding family 2B encapsulin nanocompartment shell protein, giving the protein MTTDRISLSPEAARQLATTTKTTPQMRGVTPRYLLRALPWVDVESGVYRVNRRRTYVLGDDRISTHTDEGGPRVIPGDLREIPYLREADDAFLGQLADGFTEMSFEPGQVLVREGDTAEHLWVIVRGRAEKRTTGRYGDEALIQVIGDGQYFDLEAWTRGEPMPYAVKAVTPGVALRAERSALAQLMDRDDALRGAVDSYTAGDMPAPGAEAPIDLSGGHMGEVDLPSTYVDYEDAPREYHMTLAQTRMMVHSRVADLYNGPMDQTRTQANLTVQALRERQENLMLNHPEFGLLHNVPAGQRVQARTGAPTPDDLDELLAKVWKQPAYFLAHPRAIAAFGRECTRRGVPPVTDSRFGSPLLTWRGVPLLPSDKVSCPNGSGDAAGTTEILLMRTGEAEQGVVGLRPAGVPDEVEPGLSMRNMGMDQKGITSYLMTAYFNTAVLVDDAVAVLQNVEVSKYHDYS; this is encoded by the coding sequence GTGACGACCGACCGCATCAGCCTCAGCCCCGAGGCCGCCCGGCAGCTCGCGACCACCACGAAGACCACACCGCAGATGCGTGGAGTGACCCCGCGTTATCTGCTGCGTGCCCTTCCCTGGGTAGATGTGGAATCAGGTGTCTATCGCGTCAACAGGCGCCGCACCTACGTACTCGGCGACGACCGCATCAGCACCCACACCGATGAGGGAGGTCCCCGTGTGATTCCGGGGGACTTACGCGAGATCCCGTACCTCCGCGAGGCCGACGACGCCTTCCTCGGCCAACTCGCCGACGGATTCACGGAGATGAGCTTCGAGCCCGGTCAGGTGTTGGTGCGGGAGGGCGACACCGCCGAGCACCTGTGGGTGATCGTCCGCGGCCGCGCCGAGAAGCGGACCACCGGCCGCTACGGCGACGAAGCGCTGATCCAGGTCATCGGCGACGGGCAGTACTTCGACCTGGAGGCATGGACCAGGGGCGAGCCCATGCCGTACGCGGTGAAGGCCGTCACCCCGGGCGTCGCGCTGCGTGCCGAGCGTTCGGCGCTCGCCCAGCTCATGGACCGCGACGACGCACTGCGCGGCGCTGTCGACTCGTACACGGCGGGCGACATGCCCGCACCCGGTGCCGAGGCGCCGATCGACCTGAGCGGCGGCCATATGGGCGAGGTCGACCTGCCGAGCACATACGTCGACTACGAGGACGCGCCGCGCGAGTACCACATGACCCTCGCGCAGACCCGGATGATGGTGCACTCCCGCGTCGCCGACCTCTACAACGGGCCGATGGACCAGACGCGCACGCAGGCCAACCTGACCGTCCAGGCCCTGCGCGAGCGGCAGGAGAACCTGATGCTCAACCACCCCGAGTTCGGGCTCCTCCACAATGTGCCGGCCGGCCAGCGCGTGCAGGCGCGCACGGGTGCCCCCACCCCCGACGACCTCGACGAACTGCTCGCGAAGGTGTGGAAGCAGCCCGCCTACTTCCTGGCGCACCCCCGGGCCATCGCCGCGTTCGGGCGCGAATGTACGCGGCGGGGCGTGCCCCCGGTGACGGACAGCCGGTTCGGCAGCCCTCTGCTGACCTGGCGGGGCGTGCCGCTGCTCCCCTCGGACAAGGTGTCCTGCCCGAACGGCTCCGGCGACGCCGCGGGGACCACCGAGATCCTGCTGATGCGGACCGGCGAGGCGGAGCAGGGCGTCGTGGGACTGCGCCCCGCGGGGGTGCCGGACGAGGTCGAACCCGGCCTGTCCATGCGGAACATGGGCATGGACCAGAAGGGCATCACGTCGTACCTGATGACGGCGTACTTCAACACCGCGGTGCTGGTGGACGACGCCGTCGCCGTACTCCAGAACGTCGAGGTGTCCAAGTACCATGACTACTCCTGA